From Streptomyces sp. SCSIO 75703:
GTATACGGCAAAGGGGTTCGTGCTGAGTCTGGCGATCTTCTGCGCGCTGGGGCTCGCCTGCTGGTTCGGGTACGTACAGATCTTCACCAAAGGGCTGGAGCGCCTGCCCGCGAAGGTGTGCGGAGGAGCGGTCGACCGGGAACTCGCGGTCAGGGTGCTGCCGTCGGCGAGGTCGGCAGAGGACGGGGCGCGGCGTAGAGGGTCGGGGGAACGCTTCACTTTCTCCTGTCGAGTTGTCACCAGTGACGAGGCGTCCCTCCAGGGGAGGGTGCAGATTCGTCCCTTCTCCGCGGCGGAATGGCTTGCCGACTATGAGAAGAGCACCGGTGACCGGACGGTCGTCCGTACTTCTGCCGGCGAGGTGGAGGCGCTGGCCCAGTACGACGAGGAGTACGTCACCGGGGCCATATATGTGCGTTGCACTCCCCGAGGGGCACCCTCGTACCACGACTCCAAGGAGTCCGCGATCGTCGTCGAGTCGGAGGTGTACGTCCCCGAGGGGGGTGAGGCCACCGGGGCGGAGCTGGCGCAGCCGATGACCGACTTCGCCTATCAGCTCGCCCGGCATGCCTACGGGATGGCCGAGTGTGAGGAAGCGCGCGAGTTTCCCGCCGAGTTGCCCCGGTTCGGGTCGTGAGCGCAGGTCAGGGGAGGCGTTTGAGGAGGGTGTATTCCGTGATGCCCGGGGGGTAGTCCGGGATCTCGCAGACCACGCGGTAGCCGTGGGCGCGGTAGAAGCCGGGGGCCTGGAAGTCCCAGGTCTCCACCCGGGCGGCGGCGCAGCCGCGCTGGGCGCCGGCCGTGTGCTCCGCCTCGGCCAGCAGGCGGCTGCCGAGCCCCGCGCCCCGGTACCGGCCGTCCACCCACAGGTAGGTGACGTGCAGCCAGGTCGC
This genomic window contains:
- a CDS encoding N-acetyltransferase, with amino-acid sequence MFRLVTEVDRTRRELLRTRLRDADTSASAALRSLRGTEQERDSPLHVWALDGTGALAGGLVGHTWATWLHVTYLWVDGRYRGAGLGSRLLAEAEHTAGAQRGCAAARVETWDFQAPGFYRAHGYRVVCEIPDYPPGITEYTLLKRLP